From the genome of Anoplopoma fimbria isolate UVic2021 breed Golden Eagle Sablefish chromosome 1, Afim_UVic_2022, whole genome shotgun sequence, one region includes:
- the LOC129090256 gene encoding POU domain class 2-associating factor 1 — protein sequence MHWEKSPPPGLSRSRPYQGVRVRDPVKELLRRKRSLEPHGTKTAPPTADVATHNNQSSYLHGMFVSDVAEPLAAVGDGGLQQCAGWRAAPSAGGVLQPAVTSWSSSGYNQQDAPAQTLAYPPNSTITTDVYMQTLCPSYTMLTYTHTPLLTNFGAIPVAQAPGSFPQMELPDSGLTYLPWAQPITTISTMPNQVQFAPGSAALPGSPLVHMPLSMSLTTMIPQLEAQGPDHQQILDLPQRSEHQMDPDLQGQSLDDDPGVESEAPSLLDKLLEDQKGDDEEEDKDSYSSSLFIPNA from the exons CGCCACCACCAGGCCTGTCCAGGTCCAGACCATACCAAGGTGTTCGGGTCCGAGACCCGGTCAAAGagctgctgaggaggaagagaagtcTGGAGCCCCACGGCACCAAGACGGCGCCCCCTACTGCG GATGTGGCAACACACAACAACCAGTCATCATACCTACACG GCATGTTTGTCTCCGACGTTGCCGAGCCACTGGCTGCAGTCGGTGATGGAGGTCTGCAGCAGTGTGCCGGGTGGAGAGCAGCACCGTCTGCCGGCGGCGTCCTGCAGCCCGCTGTGACGTCGTGGTCGTCGTCAGGGTACAACCAGCAGGACGCCCCGGCTCAGACTCTGGCCTACCCGCCGAACTCCACCATCACCACCGACGTGTACATGCAGACTCTGTGTCCCAGCTACACCATGCTGACCTACACCCACACACCACTGCTCACTAACTTTGGG GCCATCCCTGTGGCTCAAGCTCCAGGATCCTTCCCTCAGATGGAGCTCCCAGACTCAGGGTTGACCTACCTCCCCTGGGCCCAGCCCATCACCACCATATCCACCATGCCCAACCAGGTCCAGTTTGCCCCCGGCTCTGCAGCCCTGCCCGGGTCTCCTCTGGTCCACATGCCCTTGTCCATGTCCTTGACCACCATGATCCCTCAGCTGGAGGCTCAGGGTCCAGATCACCAGCAGATACTGGACCTGCCGCAGCGTTCAGAGCACCAAATGGACCCGGATCTACAAGGCCAGTCTCTGGATGACGATCCAGGGGTGGAGTCGGAGGCACCGAGCCTCCTGGATAAACTTCTGGAGGATCAAAAGggggatgatgaagaggaggacaaagacTCGTACAGCAGCTCGCTCTTCATTCCAAATGcctga